The DNA region GTCGGCCAAGCTGATGGAACTGCCGGAAGGCTTCGTCGTGCAGCGTCAGGTGCAGAAGATCTACGAAGACCGTCAGAAGATGCAGGCCGGTGGCTTGCCGATCAACTGGGGTTACGCCGAAACCATGGCTTACGCCACGCTGGCGTTCGAAGGTCATCCGATCCGCATGACAGGTCAGGACATCGGTCGCGGTACGTTCTCGCACCGTCATGCTGTTCTGCATAACCAGAAAGACGCCGGGACTTACATCCCGTTGCAGAATCTGTATTCCGGTCAGCCGCGTTTCGATTTGTACGACTCGTTCCTGTCGGAAGAGGCCGTGCTGGCGTTTGAATACGGTTATTCGACTACCCAGCCTGATGCGCTGGTTATCTGGGAAGCCCAGTTCGGCGATTTTGCCAACGGAGCCCAAGTGGTTGTCGACCAGTTCATCACCAGCGGCGAACACAAGTGGGGCCGTCTGTGCGGTCTGACCATGCTCTTGCCTCACGGCTACGAAGGGCAGGGGCCGGAGCATTCCTCGGCACGTCTGGAGCGTTACCTGCAATTGTGCGCAGAGCACAACATTCAGGTGTGCGTACCGACAACCCCGGCGCAGATCTACCACCTGTTGCGTCGTCAGGTCATCCGTCCGCTGCGCAAGCCGCTGATCGTGCTGACACCGAAGTCGCTGCTGCGTCACAAGCTCGCTGTTTCGACCCTGGAAGACCTGGCCGAAGGCTCGTTCCAGACCGTCATTCCGGAAATCGATACCCTCGATCCGGCCAAGGTCACGCGTCTGGTGCTGTGCAGCGGCAAGGTCTACTACGACCTGCTGGAAAAACGCCGTGCCGAAGGTCGTGAAGACATCGCCATCGTGCGCCTCGAGCAGCTGTATCCGTTCCCTGAAGATGACTTGATGGAAACCATCGCGCCATACACCAACCTGCAACATGTGGTCTGGTGTCAGGAAGAGCCGATGAACCAGGGCGCCTGGTACAGCAGCCAGCACCATCTGCGTCGCAGCATGGGCAATCACAAACGCGAACTCGTTCTCGAGTATGCCGGTCGTGATGCCTCCGCTGCGCCAGCCTGTGGCTACGCTTCGATGCACGCCGAGCAGCAGGAAAAACTCCTGCGCGATGCCTTCACTGTTTAACGCCTTCGAGCATTAGAAACCGAATTAAGGAATTACAGATAATGGCTATCGAGATCAAAGCCCCCTCTTTCCCGGAATCCGTTGCCGATGGCACCATTTCCAAGTGGCATAAAAAAGAGGGTGATGCGGTAAAACGCGACGAGATGCTTGTAGACATCGAGACTGACAAGGTTGTCCTCGAAGTGCTGGCCGAGGCTGACGGCGTGATGGGCCCGATCACCAAGGAAGAGGGCGCTATCGTCCTGTCCAACGAAGTGCTTGCCACGTTGAATGACGGTGCTACGGCATCTGCTGCTCCGGCACCTGCTCCAGCTGCTGCTGCGCCTGCCTCGGCACCCGCCGCTGCACCGGCTGCATCTGCTGGCGAAGAAGACCCGATTGCTGCGCCTGCTGCGCGTCAACTGGCTGAAGAAAACGGCATCAACCTGGCCAGCGTCAAGGGCACCGGTAAAGACGGCCGTATCACCAAGGAAGACATCGTTGCTGCAGTTGAAGCGAAGAAATCCGCTCCAGCCGCTGCGCCTGCCGCCAAGCCTGCTGCCGCCGCTGCTCCTGTTGTCGCCGCAGGCGATCGCACCGAGAAGCGCGTGCCGATGACCCGCGTGCGTGCAACCGTTGCCAAGCGTCTGGTCGAAGCCCAGTCGAACATGGCGATGCTGACCACTTTCAACGAAGTCGACATGACTGAAGTCATGGCTCTGCGTTCGAAGTACAAGGACCTGTTCGAGAAGTCGCACAACGGCGTTCGTCTTGGCTTCATGTCGTTCTTCGTCAAGGCCGCTACCGAGGCGCTGAAGCGCTTCCCGGCAGTCAACGCTTCGATCGACGGCTCCGACATCGTTTACCACGGTTATGCCGACGTTGGTGTAGCGGTTTCCAGCGATCGCGGCCTGGTTGTACCGGTTCTGCGTAACGCAGAACACATGAGCCTGGCCGAAATCGAAGGCGGCATCGCCACCTTCGGCAAGAAAGCCCGTGACGGTAAACTGTCGATCGATGAAATGACCGGTGGTACGTTCACCATCACCAATGGTGGTACTTTCGGTTCGATGATGTCGACGCCGATCGTCAACCCGCCACAGGCTGCAATTCTGGGCATGCACAACATTCTGCAGCGTCCGATGGCAGTCAACGGTCAGGTTGTGATTCGCCCGATGATGTATCTGGCGCTGTCTTACGATCACCGTCTGATCGATGGTAAAGAAGCAGTCACTTTCCTCGTTACCATCAAGAACCTGCTGGAAGACCCAGCTCGTCTGTTGCTGGATATCTGATGAGGCAGCCCCAATTTGTAAGCTTGAAGCTTCAAGTCAGAAGCAAAAGGCGAGCAGTCGGGGCTGATATGTTTCACCTAATTCAATAGGTCGCAAGTCGGCCTCGCGATGAAACGCGGACTGACTTGCAGCTTGCAGCTAAAAGCTTGCAGCTAAAGAGGAACTCTTTGTTATGTCCCAGAAATTCGACGTGGTAGTGATTGGCGCAGGCCCTGGCGGCTATGTTGCCGCCATCAAGGCTGCGCAACTTGGTCTCAAGACTGCCTGCATCGAGAAATATCAGGACAAGGAGGGCAAACTGGCCCTCGGCGGTACCTGCCTGAACGTCGGTTGCATTCCTTCCAAGGCACTGCTCGACAGCTCGTGGAAA from Pseudomonas syringae includes:
- the odhB gene encoding 2-oxoglutarate dehydrogenase complex dihydrolipoyllysine-residue succinyltransferase, which gives rise to MAIEIKAPSFPESVADGTISKWHKKEGDAVKRDEMLVDIETDKVVLEVLAEADGVMGPITKEEGAIVLSNEVLATLNDGATASAAPAPAPAAAAPASAPAAAPAASAGEEDPIAAPAARQLAEENGINLASVKGTGKDGRITKEDIVAAVEAKKSAPAAAPAAKPAAAAAPVVAAGDRTEKRVPMTRVRATVAKRLVEAQSNMAMLTTFNEVDMTEVMALRSKYKDLFEKSHNGVRLGFMSFFVKAATEALKRFPAVNASIDGSDIVYHGYADVGVAVSSDRGLVVPVLRNAEHMSLAEIEGGIATFGKKARDGKLSIDEMTGGTFTITNGGTFGSMMSTPIVNPPQAAILGMHNILQRPMAVNGQVVIRPMMYLALSYDHRLIDGKEAVTFLVTIKNLLEDPARLLLDI